Part of the Vespula pensylvanica isolate Volc-1 chromosome 23, ASM1446617v1, whole genome shotgun sequence genome is shown below.
TTAACGATAGCATGGTTAGCTTCGATATTTTGTTCTATGCCACaggtaatttattatttgtagatagattatgtattaaatataaaaaaaaaaaagaaaaagaaaactattaaaaatcgaCATAATGgtaagattttctttaaatatctatatctatttttacatacgtatatctgtCGCAGATGATGGTATTTCATTTGGAAGCGCACCCGAATATTACATGGTATTCTCAATGTATTACGTTAAATGTATTCCCAACTTACACACACGAACTCACCTATTCGTTGTTTGGAATGCTTATGATGTATTGTTTGCCATtagttgtaattatttatacatatacgagtATATTGTTAGAAATCTGTAGACGTTCGAAAGAAAGCGTAGAAggtatgttaaaataattaattaattaattaataaatacatattctgaaattaaaaaaaaaaaagaacaaaggatCATATTACAGACAGGATACGTCGTTCGTCTTTGGCATTCTTTAGTCGTGCTAGGATACGCACCTTAAAGATGACTATCATTATCGTTgctgtttttttcatttgttggACTCCGTACTACGTAATGAGCCTATGGTAACttgtttttatatcgattagtCGATTATGTTTCTATTTGTGTActacctttttattttcttctttctgttttttttttctttttttcttggacCAAAGTGCTCCAAACTTGTCAATTATTGTTTTCTctataaattatgaataatgtatatatatgtgtatatatatatatatatatatagattatcctataatattaaacaattcttgaatatttatttgtatatttataaaaagataccAATCTATTTGTAGGTATTGGATCGACAAAACATCCGCAAGAAAAGTCGATCAGAGAATTCAAAAAGGATTGTTTTTCTTCGCATGCACGAATTCCTGTATGAATCCTATCGTTTAcggtatttttaatataagagatagaaagaaggttagtatttttttcaagaaaagaaaaataaacaaataaaaagagaaaagttagatcacgtgaaatataaattcaagaaGTAACTGAtttacttataaaataaaaatatttgtaaaatttataaaaataataattttcaaaggaaactgtttctaaaatttatttctataaaatagatCAAATAAAGAgacatttctaataatattcacgttttctttttacgaacaTTAATATGTagtaaacacacacacgtttgatatattagaattagatgaaacaatgtaataaaaaagaaagaaagaaaatcaaaggaattatattaataataaatgtatatttcgtttatagaGCACAACGTCTCAATGCATAGCTTCCTTAACAAATAATCCTCCGAAAGAACGACAAATATCCTATGAAAGATCTACAGATGGATCGATACCtaaatcgaaagatcgagTCGTCAATCTTCAATTAAAAACCATCACTGGTAGTTCTATTGGGTTGACTAATAAGTAATACTCAGAATTTTCAGTATTTGATATacctaaatatattttaacaattttattttttattcatctaaTATCTTGATCGATCTAAatgataatagataattaaatttatcctACGTTTTAgctagatacatatgtatgaatcGAGAAAGGATCATcgagtttcgaagaaaatcaaagtGAATATACGGACAACGTGAAGATTTATTGACCGATCGATCTTTTGATAAGTAAGTCTCGATCATCTTACATcgagatattataaatcaatgatttttcaacatgtaaagaagaaaatgaacgaacgttctttttctttttttatatttttaaatgttaacgaactattaaaattttaattcatttttttttttatgtaaaaatttttgatttattacaacgtatttatataaaaaataggaTGATTaatcttgaaagaaaaataaaaagaaatgatgattacaataataataataaaaaaagaaagggaaggtattagaaatttatttgaatgaaCTGATCTAAttgataatcttttttctttcacgaaatTAAGATAATTCGTAGAAAACAAGACatgtgatttttttattaaaaattaaattaaaaattaacgatttaaatttaaatgatttaaattaaaaattaattaaaaaattctttataattatttatacccttgaaagaaaaagataaaactagAACTCGGACTTGATTTGTAGGTGGTACTACTTCCCACACACACGCTTAACTGGTATACACGTTTGTGTTATGTGTCTACATTTAACAAGGTGTactatcgttcgatatatacaaaaaaaattctcgatgGGAAATTTCTGTGActggatttaaaaaaatatatgagcATCTTATCACGCTGAACGTTATCAAAAtctaggaaaaggaaaaaccagATATTGTAAGATGTCTGCAATTCTGATATTATTCAATTGTTGTGATTCACAtttttctgtgtgtgtgtgcgtatgtgcgtatatatgtacgtatatataaatatacttatattagaCTTATCGAGGAATatatattgtctttttttaaatctaacaatttttttttaaataataaaattaaattttattaaaaaattattgtaaatttagtagattaaattttttaatagatttaatgTATTGGTGTGTATGTGaagggtgtgtgtgtgtgtgtgtgggtgtttgcgtgtatatgtatatatagattgcaggtatgtatatatgtatgtacgtccgTCCGAAGATTattgtaatacatatattaatgtaaaagagatatatacgtacgatataataaaattctttgatctttctctctgaaataatttaaaatgcaattttgtatgtaaatattgtaaataaatatataaatgtggaaagtataataaaaatgaaagaaatgtaacTTTGaatcttttcaataatttttcaataatttttcgattcaATTACAAATATAGTTCCAACCAATTCTATCTATAGATTTAATCAAAAGATCTATAAAGATTGATCTATGTTGGGAGATATTCGAAAATTgcaatgaaatgaaatatatttcataaataaatatagataattgtaattataattatagataatttcataaataaattttagaaacaaagatgtcaataaaaaattaatacatttttccaatttctcttcgatataattaataataatacctgAATCAATGTTTgaaataatctaaaataaaaacaaacgtaaatgagatacgaataaaattaaaaaaaaaaaaaaaaaaaaaatgataatacgcAAAAGAGTTGCATAGTCTTCGAATCTTTTCTATCtacatatcgataaaaaattccaAGGATTTAATGAAAAGATCTATGAAGATCCGATATCCAAGAAGAGATATCCAAGATAGTTGCAGTAGATCCGTGGGCGACGTATAAAACGATCGGATCTACGTCTCTAAGCTTCAGTCTCGGAGATAAATCGAGCCACAAGAGATCGTGCGTGTTTTCGTTCATGGTGTGAATCACCTCGAAGAGGtgtcattttctctcttttattttttataacatccaaaaaaaaaaagaagaagaaaaatttcgaaaaatgaatttgtCAAGGATTAACATATTCTTATCAACGTTTATCAACATTTCAACGATCTTCTTCATCTATTCGAACGCTACTCTAACAGAAGACAAAGGTAAGTATCCGTCTTATTAATCTGGAATATTAAGATCGAAAGATCAGTGTCTACTCgtaatagttatttttatctcaCAAGTTACGATGATATTCGtcttaacaaaaatttcaaatggtTCGTTCAAGTAGAACACATTCAATTTCATGCTTATTAAGAACGAACATTAAACGGCTTAGGAACCATATTGAAAcgattttatatctaatttttcaattatttagaTATTGTTCTCCGAATATAGAAAGATCAGTTatcttttattcaatatttgaaaaataaataaataagaaatatttcatttgtttatttaaaatttctttatatatatataatatattttcaatatataatatataatatatatatatatatatgcaactgttttttatatatagctgtgtatacatatatgtatatgttaatcAGAGATTTGTCATAGCGATCAcgatttttttatagtaatttttttgattaaatattcaataaataagcataatttaaattatgacAAATATGCtctaatgttttctttttctaaagaacTAACGACGAGTTTACGAGAATCTTTACACGACGAAGATTTCATAATCGTTGTCACTGACattagaacgagaaaaaaaccTAACACAGAAGCAGAACCCTTGTTAGCTGTAAAATATGGCGAATCTAATAGAAAAACAGTTCTAATGCTCGATAGACGTACTAACCGAGGTAagttttaatttatagaaaaaagaaattttgttaaatataaaaaaaggaataataacgttaaatttttattatagtcaTTTTAGAAAATCTTCATTCTAATGGACGACGTACAACAAAACACATCATTGTCGATAATCTTAGttcatcgttaaaaaatttgatcatTTCTGTGCACCAAAAGCAATCAGAATCTCGAATCGATGTTTATATCGATTGTATGTATCAAGGATCTATAGATCTGAAAAAAAGCTTTCGAGAACTTGCaaatgaagaagaatttttatacgtaGAAGTGGTATgctatttgcatatatatatatatatatatatacatatataaaatttatacacacacacgcgtacgTAAGGTGAATCATTATATCTTGATACACAAACGTTCTCGCGAATTGTTAAATTGAAAACATACAAATCTTGATACATCTGCATTAGGAacataatttctcttttttttttttaatttcgtgttaataaaaatatatcgttccataaaaaagaaaaaacagaaaacgagaaaagacaAAGTAGACACAAATATCTCCGAAACGTTTCAACatgaagaaacgatcgatataacgCATGTGACGTTGAGAACgctacaaatttttttatacaacaaTTTTCAATACGATCAATTATTTAAGAGTTAAATCGTTGAATGGCTCATcttgtacgtgtgtgtgtataactCCTAGAAACGATTTTGtagatatgtacgtgtatatggtagataagaaaagaggaggaaagtaGTTTCtaagtttcttcctttccgATGACGTTTGCGACGATCACACTGTGATCGGCAGTAAGAGTCCGTGGGACGACTCGTTTCTAAATATGGCCATCGAGAATCGAGTCGTTCGCTTTTATTACGTAGTTGTTGTTGTATAGTAGCAAAGCAATCTAACTCTCTTTGACCAAACTCGAAGCAAACTCTTTgagatatttcaaattaattatttatcaccTTATTTATTGTTCTGCCCTAAAAGTTTCGAGAAAACAAATGTAAGATCAAAATTCATCGAGAAAGGACCATAGACGAGATCTTGAAAGATGAACAATGTTCGAGGTCATTTGAcaaattcgatcgttcgtataattttcttgaCAATAATTTTCCTTTGGAATTCGATTCATCATCGAGTAAAACTAATGATCGATCTAAAAGAGGCCCTTACAATTTTAATCATTCTAATCTATCCTTCGAATCATCCTCGATTGCGCGTAAGAGAACTGTAAGAAGAGGTGATATTGGAATTCAAAGTTTAGATGAGAAAAGTGAGTATATttgtgataattaatatatatatatatatttttttttatgggaaATGGGAGcgttttttttatcatacttttgttgttgttattgttgtttctTAGTTTGTCTGACGGATAGTCAATTGACAAAAACTTTGAACGAACTTATTCAAGCTACGAAGAAAATTTGGAGCGAACTCGAGATGAACGTGAGTCTATTTAAATGAGATTAAAGATAGTTTTGATCACAGAttgtttaatgaaattaaataataaatgaactaAAGGAAATAATATGATCGGTATTAATTATTGTCGTTATAATATGATTAGTTagttaatgtataatataagtaacgaacaataagataataattaatgttaattaatatatgtttttcttttgttaataatttttagagAAGGGAGACACACGAGTTAAGAATATTAATGGAAAATTGCGTGGCTTGTCGTCAAGGTATGGTCGGTGAGTGAAGTGTATCGCATAACACACGtgatgtaaaattattatcttctctAGAATAGTTCAAAGAGGTCAAAATGTAGacgatattgtatataataataataataataataataataataataataacaacaacaacaacaacaacaacaatatatattagattgatggataaaagagataaaaggtTAACAAAGAGTCTTATTTCATACTTTCTAaactcttttataaaaaagaaataaaaaagaaatagtaaatagatttgtattttttattttaagataaaagATCGAACGTTTTTGTATCTTAAAAAAGTCAATAccaatttgataaataaacattattgaTACGATCCGTTTCTTTTGATTTCAAATGTTTCTAAAACAATAgttgattattttcataaataatatttcatcgtaACAAACAACCTAATAatttgcttctctttttttctctttttttttttttatgaaaataattcataaaacaCAATTTGATTATCAGTATTATAGTTATGAATAGTATCACTTTGGGATTTGCGTGTAGTTTGACGATTTATATAATCGACAAGTTATTAAGCATTTTTCTCTCCTGAGCGGTGATGGTTCCTCCAGTATCAACAACACCACGACCAGTATCCTGTGACTACGAATCGCCATGTTATCCTGGAGCTCAGTGTCAGGATTCAGCGAGAGGACCAATTTGTGGTACTTGTCCGAGAGGTATGACCGGTGACGGTCGTAATTGTTTGAAGATAACAACATGTTTAGACAATCCATGTTTCCCTGGTGTACGTTGCGAGGATCATCATCATGGTTATAGGTAACGATGATAGATgattaacgatcgaaaaagatcAACCAAGACGCATCTAGTCGAATGACCGATTCATTTTCCTGATTTAGATGTGGTAAGTGTCCGACCGGATATCACGGTAATGGTGAACGATGTGAACGTAGAAGAAACATTTGTGATTCTCGACCATGTTATACCGAAGTTGAATGTATTACTACTAATTATCCACCATTTTTTAGGTAACTGAACATCTATTAATTAGGATAGTTAGAGTTAAGATATTAGTTAGGATAATTAGACTAAAAATTTCTCGttctaattttaaattaatttttcttaggGACATACTTCCTGAtttaattatctctctttttaataacttGTTAATTTCAGATGTGGAAGTTGTCCTGCTGGTTTCACAGGAAATGGTACATCTTGTCAAGATGTAAACGAATGTGAAGTAGCACGTCCTTGTTTTCCTGGAGTACGATGTATCAATCTTCGGCCTGGATTCAGATGTGAATCTTGTCCTCCAGGATACACAGGTTCGACGTTCGAAGGTGTTGGCATTGAAATGATTAGGAATCGAAAGCAAATCTGTCGTGATGTAAACGAATGTGAGATCAATAATGGTGGCTGTGATTTGCATTCCGAATGTATCAATACAGAAgtacgtagaaaatatttgtagatATCATTAATActtgttaatatatttccaTTATACTTTCCAATCGATTGATTTATTCCAAAGTTTTCTGATCATCATGCAAACGTCATCTTACAGGGTTCCTATAGATGTGGACCATGTAGGAATGGTTTTGTCGGTAACGAGACAACAGGATGTCGACCTAGTCAAGAACTCTGTCCGGATATGTCAACCATTTGTGATCTGAATGCCTACTGCGTTTGCATAAGCCTGAACGATTACATGTGTCGGGTaatacgattgaaaaaaattccacaaagaaacgattagaaaaaagaaaattgaaatatcaatTTCAGTGTCGAGTTGGTTGGGCTGGAAACGGACACAATTGTGGCCTGGACGCAGACAGCGACGGTGTCCcagataaaaatctaaattgtCACGAACATTCTTGTAGAATGGACAATTGTCCAACAGTACCGAACAGTGGTCAAGAGGATGCCGATGGCGATGGTATAGGTGATGCTTGCGACGAGGATGCCGACAACGATGGTATATTAAATTCTTCAGACAATTGTCCTTCGGTACATAATCCTGGCCAAGAAGATAATGATCGTGACGGATCCGACGGAGTTGGTGATCTTTGCGATAATTGCCCTATGGTTAACAATCCACGTCAATGGGACACCGATGGTGATGGTTTTGGTGATGCCTGTGACGATGATATCGATAATGATggtataaatttttctctccaCATTTCACAGTTTATTCGATTGTCTTCAgtacgttttaatatttctcattGACGATACAATtcttcatatttaaatataattgttcAGCGAAAACAATATCGTGATCAATCAGTGTACTTTTCTACTCTAAATAgtatgtctatctctttcttagaaattttaaatCGTCTAGACAATTGtccaaaaataagaaacaggGATCAAATCGATACCGACAATGACGGAATAGGCGATGCCTGTGACAATTGTCCTTATATGCCAAATCCTGATCAAAAAGATCACGATGGCGACAACGTCGGTGATTTATGCGATACTGACAACGATCGAGACTTGGATGGTGTACAAGACGATCGTGACAATTGTCCAAACGTTGCTAATCCTGGTCAAGGTGATATCGATCGTGATAGGATCGGTGATGCTTGTGACGACGATATCGATGGGGACGGCGTTCCGAATCGTCGTGATAACTGTCCATTCGTTTATAATCCTTATCAAGAAGACGTTAATAAAGATGGTATCGGTGATCTTTGCTGGAACGATTATGACAATGATACCGTCATCAATTACCTCGATAATTGCCCCAACAATAGTCAGATATGGACTACCGATTTTCGTAAATACGTCACGATCAATCTAGATCCAACGGGTGACTCGCAAGAAGATCCATCTTGGATAATACGCCATAATGGTGCAGAGATCCAACAGATGCTTAACAGTGATCCCGGATTTGCCATAGGTGAGTTTTAACGTATGTTCTTCTATGGACGTCTTCGTTTTAACTGATTCttcaatttcatatttttttcttcttatatttttatttttcattcgttctactttttttttaaggccCTGACGTCTTTGCTGGAGTAGACTTCGAAGGGACATTTTAcatcgacgacgacaacgacgacgatttcGTTGGCTTTGTCTTTTCCTGTCAAAGCAATCGTAGATTCTATGTTGTAACATGGAAAAAAGCTGATCAACCTTATTGGGAAACTACACCTTTCCGTGCTATCGGTGACTCCGGTATCTTACTTAGGCTCGTTGACTCTGAAACTGGACCTGGAGTAATACTTAGAAATAGCCTTTGGCATAATCAAGATGTACctaatcaaatgaaaatattatggaGAGAACCAAGCAAATATGGTTGGAGACAAAGAGTTCCATACAGGTGGCACTTATTACACAGACCTCACGTCGGTTTGATCAGATTCTGGCTTCATCAGGGTAACAAGCTGATCACTGATTCaggaaatatttatgattccACTTTGCAAGGTGGTAGACTCGGTGTTTATTGCTTCTCACAGGAAAGAATCACTTGGTCAGACTTGCTCTATACCTGCAAAGGTATAactctatctatatattaataattttaacgaaattttcttattataacgattaacaacgtattttcttcgttatttttcttttagattctGTCTCGCAGGAAGTATGGAACGATTTACCAGTCGACTTGAAGAAACAAGTTACGGTTGAGAACACAAGATTCAAAAATCATCCTGATTCTCATCGTCGAATGAAATATGTTGAtatcttttaagaaaaaaaaaaaaacaaaaacaaaaacaaaagaagaaagaacaaaatcaaTTATCCAATAACTTTTGTTTCCTACAAACATTTTCAACTGCTACGATCTATCCTATCAccctcatacatatatatatataaattgaagcAATAACAAATTGAAACGATGCATagttgaaacaaaaaaatataaaaaagattcgattCTTCTTCATGATCGAGGtgtattaaattgaaattttattatttgccaTTAAGTCGATGaattaatagtagtaataatcatcatcacgGCACATCCtaattcgataatttcttattGAGATTGAAATTGACATAAACAGTCTTCTTACAATGCTTGCTCCCAATGCAGTTTTCTCACAATGcttttcgaaacgaaattacAGAGGTAACCATTGTCGTTTATGAATTAGAAAGATCAactatagtacatatatatatatatatatagtattagaACGATTAAAATAGGAGATTCGTTTTGATCGATTGATCGTCCtcacgttattttattttctaaggaaaaaaaaaaaaaaaaaaaaggattcgttcattcatttattatacctttaacaataataaatattgcagATCCAATAAGATGGATTGATTCTGGCATCGGATAACTCCTTTTAATTtagattctaattaaaaatttgtctaAATCATTCGGATAAAAGTTAccaactttttctcttcgactaTTATTAATTCCTATGTATTTTCGTGTCGATACAAGTTCGAATAGGTGCTTATTATTATAGCATATTACATTACCGATTGATATCAAATTGTCGGTAGTTTAGGTAgataattaagtaattattagatagattagattaattagacacaattaataataataacaacaataataaatttgcaGAAAAATTCTCCTAGctaaaacaataaattattaagaatctACGTTTAATCGTTAAGggcattaaaataattagtcCTTACGCCTTATTACTTAACTATTTACACTAAAAAACGAAGATTACATCTGGTCTCCGAGCTAACGTGTAATTTTAatcaagtatatttttttttcctcggaGAAGCATCGAACGTAGTagcttatattatattatattatattatattatattatattatattatattatacatataatatatatatatatatatatatatattgtatgtatggtttatgtatgtatctgttcGTAAAGTTTTCACATAACTCTGTGGTATATACAacagagacggagaaaaaTTATGCAATCTTATTCTCTTGTTACGAAGGTTATTTACGGCTCAACTCGATTCGACTTTGACTTGacttgatttgatttgatttgactTGACCTTACTTGACTGGACTTGACTCGATTTGAGTAATGTCGTGGCAGTGGTTGCTCAGAACTGGCTGATTAAGGCAGTTGGGCCACCCTTCGTGGGAAAGAAGagtctcgtttttctttttttaggtcTTTCTCATCAACAATTATTTCTCGTTACCATCTTAGACAATTTTCATGATTATTCACAATATCAACCaacgtatacatttatttatttatttatttatttatttatttatttatttattcgcgtTTTTTAACGTTGCGATCGACGCTCCTCTAGATTTGTCTGTTAAATACTTTTGTCTCGCTAGAGAAGTGgctttaaattagaaaaaaaaaaaacgaaaaaaacaaacaaaatatacgtgtgtatgtatatacacatcacacacagatattatatatatatatatatatatatatatagttttccTTGTAGGAAATTATCCGATTTAAAgacgtaatttcttttattattatttcttattattattatcattattataatattactcgTGGAAGAAGAATCGGAAAGTTCATCGCcacacgtttttttttctctctttttggcATTTAATAACATGGAAACGGCAGCTGTGATATGTAAGATTTAAAAGCCACAGAGAGAAGTGACCCCCTTTTTAAATGGCTTCttttaacaacaacaattatttcatattcgtgtatatttttatctttgataaatgaaagaaagatcttcaagatcgattttatcgatcaagagaatatataatattatatgttagaCTTTTTAAAAAAGGGGGAATATAACGAATGAATGCAAAAGTTGGAAATAAGACGATTTCGAACgtcgagagatagagaaagatagatagataaagatagaaatgcgaattttatcgattaatctctcagtgaaaatgaaaacttttctatTCGTCGAACTAACgtgtttaacattttttacgaTGTTTCTTCATCCTGAAGAAACTGATGTCTTTTAATGATTCCGACTCGATATAGGTTCTGGTCACCAAGCTTCTGTATAACGAACATCATATTCTTGCAATGCCGGTAATCTTTTCTTCAATGATTCGAAAGTCTGAGCCGAGAGTTTAGTACTATTCAAATTCAACTTTCTTAAATTTGTCAGAGctgaaaatgtaaaatgagaagaaaacgaaaagataatagataaCTTCGTTACTTGACAGTTGTATACAATATGGTatactttattattgttataatactCACAAGCTAAAGTCGAGATGCCTTTATCCGAAACTGGTGTTTCACAGAGATTTAATACCTGCAATTTTTGCAAATGTTCGCTGATCATTTGCAAGCCAGCATCTCCAAATTGAGTAGCCCAGAGGT
Proteins encoded:
- the LOC122636645 gene encoding gonadotropin-releasing hormone receptor isoform X1, which gives rise to MNSTEEVELPIDMRFNEGHIVSIVTYSVLMGISAIGNITVLFLILRRRRSSKSRIYTMLMHLAIADLLVTFLMMPLEIGWSITVSWKASDAMCRIMAFFRVFGLYLSSFILVCISMDRYYAVIKPLQLLHVDKRGKIMLTIAWLASIFCSMPQMMVFHLEAHPNITWYSQCITLNVFPTYTHELTYSLFGMLMMYCLPLVVIIYTYTSILLEICRRSKESVEDRIRRSSLAFFSRARIRTLKMTIIIVAVFFICWTPYYVMSLWYWIDKTSARKVDQRIQKGLFFFACTNSCMNPIVYGIFNIRDRKKSTTSQCIASLTNNPPKERQISYERSTDGSIPKSKDRVVNLQLKTITGSSIGLTNKYICMNRERIIEFRRKSK
- the LOC122636645 gene encoding gonadotropin-releasing hormone II receptor isoform X2 — translated: MNSTEEVELPIDMRFNEGHIVSIVTYSVLMGISAIGNITVLFLILRRRRSSKSRIYTMLMHLAIADLLVTFLMMPLEIGWSITVSWKASDAMCRIMAFFRVFGLYLSSFILVCISMDRYYAVIKPLQLLHVDKRGKIMLTIAWLASIFCSMPQMMVFHLEAHPNITWYSQCITLNVFPTYTHELTYSLFGMLMMYCLPLVVIIYTYTSILLEICRRSKESVEDRIRRSSLAFFSRARIRTLKMTIIIVAVFFICWTPYYVMSLWYWIDKTSARKVDQRIQKGLFFFACTNSCMNPIVYGIFNIRDRKKSTTSQCIASLTNNPPKERQISYERSTDGSIPKSKDRVVNLQLKTITARYICMNRERIIEFRRKSK
- the LOC122636645 gene encoding gonadotropin-releasing hormone II receptor isoform X3 produces the protein MNSTEEVELPIDMRFNEGHIVSIVTYSVLMGISAIGNITVLFLILRRRRSSKSRIYTMLMHLAIADLLVTFLMMPLEIGWSITVSWKASDAMCRIMAFFRVFGLYLSSFILVCISMDRYYAVIKPLQLLHVDKRGKIMLTIAWLASIFCSMPQMMVFHLEAHPNITWYSQCITLNVFPTYTHELTYSLFGMLMMYCLPLVVIIYTYTSILLEICRRSKESVEDRIRRSSLAFFSRARIRTLKMTIIIVAVFFICWTPYYVMSLWYWIDKTSARKVDQRIQKGLFFFACTNSCMNPIVYGIFNIRDRKKSTTSQCIASLTNNPPKERQISYERSTDGSIPKSKDRVVNLQLKTITGSSIGLTNN